The nucleotide sequence AACTTTCCATTCATGCTGAATTCTCTTCACCCAGTCCTTTGATGGCTGTTAAAGTGACAACTTAGTACTGAAGTAAGAAGATGGAATGCGGACAGAGCATCAACAGAATACAAAGCACTACCTTCTTCACGGTCcgaaacttcaaataaaagtgatcACTGTGGTCACCAACAGTATCAAACTGCTTAAATGCCTTATACTTTTCCTCAATTCCACTTTCCACAATCTTAACTTGCTGCCGCTGCTGCGTTGAATCAGCAGGGGCCACATGTCCCCTTGGTAAATACAACCCCACACTAGGTGGAAAGCCGTAATGATCCACATTCAAGTTAAAGCTGCTATCGTTTTCCATCAGAGGAGTGTTGTAACTATAGTTACTGAAATCATCTTCATCATAAGCGTAGTGTTCCTCTCCAACTGCCCCCAAAACATCATCAAAATAAGCCGGAGGCAATGTACCTGTATGGTAAGTTCCTACGCTTTGCCATGGATAAGAAGCAAAAGAACTTGGGCCAGCAAAATCCATAGGCAAGCCATAAATTGGAAGTTTGGGACCTCCATGGTAAGTTCCCAGGGCATCCCACGGATAAACAACTTTGGAAGAAATAGCACTTGGGCAAGCAATGTCCTCGGCCGCCAAGCCAATCTGAGTGTTCCAACAGAGAAGCATGTATCAATCAATGGTAAATTGCACAAACCAATGGCACCAAAAGTAAGCAAGTACGCAAAGGACCCACCTTTGCATTCTTCCAGCAATTTACAGGATGACCAACAGCTTGTTTATTCTTGTAATCTGATGTCTTTGCATCAATGATTGTAActccgtcatgatcatcatcagcatcaaGTTCGATTATTTCATGAGGAGCAACCTGTTTATTAAACATGTGACGGTTAAAAAAAAGAGGCTGTGTGGTACATTCACAGCATGAACTTCTTTGAAGACTAAAAGAAATGCCAACCATTGCACTCCCACATTATACAATGCGATCACGCACTTATGTTGATTTTGTGGGGGcaggagagagaaagaaagagagattGCCATGCATTTTGCAAAAGGCAAAGCGAGAGAAACATGACAGCCTCATTTGGTTTCCAGTTGATGTTCTTGTAGTTTTGTTTACATTTGTGTATGTATTGTTGATTCTTCTTTTATTGATAGAGACTAACTTTCCCACATAAAACTAACAGCATAACTGTTAGGCACTGTGGCGCTCTTTACAAAAAGAAGCCACATAACAAGACTAGTTCGTTCGTACAGGGATAATGTATCATCTACTATATATAGttatataccaatataaaaagacccaaaggggcagatccaactaatctcggccatcaaaccaTGTGCATCTAATGACCTACATTGCTCCAATGGTGAGtactcaacatgtttagcgtgcaaTCATTATCATACCAAATATTAACATTAGCACAAACCGTGCAATTAATACTACCTTCCCTAAAAACATATCCTACCTAATACATCAGCATGCAATTAATGTCACCTTTTTTAACTCTCAATTAATACCCTACATGATATCAACGTGCATTGCACATGCACATTTACTAGAATATTTAGATTGCTATTACTAGAATATTTAGATTGCTAAGTTGAAACTAATACCGTTAGATTTTTCATGAGAAATATGTGCATGCTATAAAAGTTCATAATTCTCTACTAACATGTGCCTACAAAAATTAATGCAAAGATGAATGTTGGAAATCGTGAGATGTCTAAATGTCATCTAGGAGTATTTACAAACGGATGGAGTATTAGAAAGAGAGTTGGCTATACTCAGCTGCAGAAATTGCAAATGTTTTGCAAGAGGTAAATCCATGAAACATAAAAACGGTCAAATCACTGTTTGTCAAAAGAAAAGTCAGATGACACCCTATCGCTTCACATTCATCTGACTACTGAGGATGCTGGGGCATATTACTACCTTCCATGAAGTAGTATTTCTGATGATATGCCTCAGTATCCTACTACCTTGGACAGAAATCACAGCTTATGCCAACCGTTAATATTGAGGCAAAAATCCTACTAATCGAAGGAACAATCATACAAAATTCATTCGAACCAGTACAATACTCAATCGGACAGTCAGAAACGTGGGACTGGGACCAGCCACCTGAAACTATAACTGAACTTGTACAGATCATGCAAACATCATACAAACAATTCGAACATAACCTAGATAATACGTTTAAACTTACGGCACCAAAAATGCATCGCAACCCTAATCCTCACCACACCATGCGTGCGGGTTGGGATTTCACCATCGAGCATCGAACAGTCCACGACAGCTCGACAGAGAAAAAAAAAGTACTTAAAAAGGCAGCCGCCTTTCCAGGCTCCACATCACCTGGGCCCGCTTCCGCTTCTGGCTGACGGAGTTCCATCCAGCGGCGACCTCCGGCGGCACCTCGACGACGTCCGGGTCGTCCAACACCAAGCTTCCCCCGAAGGGATAACTCCTGCGACCAAAACCAACATCCGAAACAAAAGACCCATCAGAAACCGAACCGTACCAGGGGAGCGCGGCGGGTGGAGCGGAGAAGGGCGGCGCACTCGCCTGGAAGATCCCTCCGCCATGGGAGGGGGGAGGCGGCAAATGCGctcgtcggcgacggcggcgggctgcGCGCGTGATGGGGGGTTCTGTTTTGGGTGCGCCGGCGCGTGCGGGGCGAGAGAGATTTTTGCGATAAAAAGCGTGAGGAatagaagggaaggggaaagaaaGGGTCCAAATATTTTGGCCTTTCCTTTCGGCTTTGGTTCGTGGGATTCGGAAAGAGTGGGGCTCCCTCTTTCGGGCCAGGGAAGTGGGCCTGGCCTGACGCGAATCTGGCGTGTGGGGGCACACCGGTCAACTGGAGGTGTGCATGGGTGGGGGGCCCGGGCTGGTCCCTTTGGTTTGTTTGGTGATTCGTCCTTCTGGATAACCTGCGGATCTTTCCAAGGTTGGATGATTTGGCTTTTTTTTAGGGGTAGGTTGGATGATTTGGTGATATAGTACTCCTTCcgttcaaaatagatgactcaactttgtactaaagttagtacaaaattaaggcatctattttgaaacggagggagtagttgtcttGCTCTGACTTTTCCGATCCAAATGGAGAGATCCAAGGGCAACTCTAACACGAGGACTCATTTCCGCATATATATGTTGGCTCGCATGTAACTTAAAGCACTCCTCGGCCAGACCCGTTAGAAACGGTCGAATCGGCAGTTTCCAGCGTGTCAGTCTGGATCGAGCGGGCACCCTTATTTCT is from Triticum aestivum cultivar Chinese Spring chromosome 3A, IWGSC CS RefSeq v2.1, whole genome shotgun sequence and encodes:
- the LOC123061893 gene encoding putative ubiquitin-conjugating enzyme E2 38; translation: MAEGSSRSYPFGGSLVLDDPDVVEVPPEVAAGWNSVSQKRKRAQVAPHEIIELDADDDHDGVTIIDAKTSDYKNKQAVGHPVNCWKNAKIGLAAEDIACPSAISSKVVYPWDALGTYHGGPKLPIYGLPMDFAGPSSFASYPWQSVGTYHTGTLPPAYFDDVLGAVGEEHYAYDEDDFSNYSYNTPLMENDSSFNLNVDHYGFPPSVGLYLPRGHVAPADSTQQRQQVKIVESGIEEKYKAFKQFDTVGDHSDHFYLKFRTVKKPSKDWVKRIQHEWKVLGKDLPDTIFVRAYEDRMDLLRAVIVGPAGTPYHDGLFFFDVYFPSQYPCKPPQVNYRSGGLRLNPNLYACGKVCLSLLNTWTGSGCEMWNPSTSTMLQVLVSIQALVLNAKPYFNEPGHSMYANTPLGEKQSLAYNEETFLLSCRTMLYSLRNPPKHFEHFIGGHFRKYGRDILVGCKAYMGGAQVGCLAGDGVQDVDEGDKSCSQNFKCSLEILFKGLINEFTDLGVACHEFQAQIVNSGAAADTTLRL